One Trichoderma asperellum chromosome 5, complete sequence genomic region harbors:
- a CDS encoding uncharacterized protein (EggNog:ENOG41~antiSMASH:Cluster_5.2~SMCOG1087:hypothetical protein) — MSSKTLPVVIVGGGPVGLLAAHIFDKLGQDFLLLEQHHNLTPDIGACIGMSGPTLRIIDQLGMWDAFEPLINRMCDKISFTQAGDIIHSGSIFYVNEKRFGYKTAIFQRHSLLQTLYDSLSESSKQRILVNKKVVAIDIKEESVSVRCSDGTEVEGSIIVGADGSQSAVRECTKELARKTSSESKAFGNNEAFRTTYRLLFGSAPRFGDTKPATVYECHRFGSSTQVFVGEEKMWFFLYEELDKPTSEHRSYTQKDADEFAARYADHRVTKDLFFRDVYKGRSSSGVTDLEEGLLDQWWWNRIVLVGDAAHKVTPNAGLGFNSGVQDLAVIANGIRRLQNKGGSLHDNEAIKALFSQYQNERMESMKTFSNLSAKTTRLCAWHSRFGMIWDRYVAPALNLELLMSRYIVAPIIANSFVLDWLPEPHHRTGSIPWKMGPNHNLTDETH; from the exons ATGTCATCCAAGACGCTTCCTGTCGTTATCGTTGGTGGCGGACCAGTTGGTTTGTTGGCTGCTCACATCTTCGATAAACTTGGTCAGGATTTTCTACTCCTTGAACAGCATCATAACTTGACCCCAGACATTGGAGCATGCATCGGCATGTCGGGACCTACGCTGCGAATTATTGATCAACTAGGGATGTGGGATGCATTTGAACCTCTAATAAACCGAATGTGTGACAAAATATCTTTCACGCAAGCAGGAGATATCATTCACTCAGGTTCAATATTTTATGTGAACGAAAAAAG ATTTGGTTATAAAACAGCTATTTTCCAACGGCACAGCCTTCTTCAAACGCTGTACGACTCATTGTCGGAAAGTTCTAAGCAGCGGATCTTGGTAAATAAGAAGGTCGTCGCTATTGATATCAAAGAGGAGAGTGTCAGCGTCCGCTGTTCAGATGGAACTGAGGTCGAAGGATCAATCATCGTCGGTGCAGATGGGTCGCAGAGCGCGGTGCGAGAATGCACAAAAGAACTTGCTCGTAAAACTTCTTCCGAAAGCAAAGCTTTTGGAAATAACGAGGCGTTCAGAACAACATATCGACTCTTGTTCGGGAGCGCTCCACGTTTTGGCGATACTAAGCCTGCCACCGTTTACGAGTGCCATAGATTTGGAAGTTCTACCCAGGTGTTTGTCGGTGAGGAGAAAATGtggttttttctttatgAAGAGCTGGATAAACCCACGTCTGAGCACAGGTCATACACGCAGAAAGATGCTGATGAATTCGCTGCCCGCTATGCAGACCATCGCGTCACGAAAGATCTCTTCTTTCGAGACGTGTATAAAGGCCGAAGTAGCTCGGGTGTTACTGATCTTGAAGAAGGGCTTCTTGACCAATGGTGGTGGAATCGCATTGTTCTCGTCGGAGACGCGGCACATAAAGTGACTCCAAACGCTGGACTGGGATTCAATAGTGGCGTGCAAGATTTGGCGGTGATTGCAAATGGCATTCGACGTCTTCAAAACAAGGGAGGAAGTCTTCATGATAATGAAGCTATCAAAGCGCTCTTCTCCCAATATCAGAATGAGAGGATGGAAAGCATGAAAACATTCAGCAATCTTTCCGCTAAAACAACACGCTTGTGCGCCTGGCATTCGCGCTTTGGAATGATATGGGACCGCTACGTCGCGCCGGCACTCAATCTTGAGTTGCTGATGAGCAGATATATCGTGGCACCAATAATCGCCAATTCATTTGTCCTCGATTGGTTGCCTGAACCGCATCATCGCACCGGCTCAATTCCTTGGAAAATGGGTCCGAATCATAATCTGACTGACGAAACGCACTAG